One part of the Streptomyces sp. AM 2-1-1 genome encodes these proteins:
- a CDS encoding alpha/beta fold hydrolase codes for MKPATRVWGDGPRTAVLVHGIMTDSRSWSRVAPAIAEHGYRVVAVDLPGHGASEPAGTYTPASLADSLLESLPRAPDVAVGHSLGSAALLFAVAGLRCARAVHCDPAWLPRRRDLDALRAAKYATREELRALHPRWRDEDLSMEHQALATWDPASVTALRHLPGLPDTPAVPSLVLLADPSERIPTTEAATLSRRGWHVRTVDGAGHTVHRDDPSGFLRALRGWL; via the coding sequence GTGAAGCCGGCGACCCGGGTCTGGGGCGACGGGCCCCGCACGGCCGTACTGGTGCACGGCATCATGACGGACTCGCGCAGTTGGAGCCGGGTGGCCCCGGCGATCGCGGAGCACGGCTACCGCGTCGTCGCCGTGGACCTGCCCGGACACGGCGCCAGTGAGCCCGCCGGGACGTACACACCCGCCTCACTCGCTGACAGCCTCCTGGAAAGCCTGCCCCGGGCACCCGACGTGGCCGTCGGCCACTCGCTGGGCTCGGCCGCGCTGCTGTTCGCCGTGGCCGGACTGCGCTGCGCCCGTGCGGTTCACTGCGACCCGGCCTGGCTGCCCCGCCGACGGGACCTGGACGCGCTGCGCGCCGCGAAATACGCCACCCGGGAGGAGTTGCGCGCCCTGCACCCCCGCTGGCGCGACGAGGACCTCTCGATGGAACACCAGGCCCTGGCCACCTGGGATCCGGCATCCGTCACCGCCCTGCGGCATCTGCCCGGCCTGCCGGACACCCCCGCGGTCCCCTCGCTCGTCCTGCTGGCCGACCCCAGCGAGCGGATACCGACGACGGAGGCCGCGACGCTGAGCCGTCGTGGCTGGCACGTACGCACGGTGGACGGTGCGGGGCACACCGTCCACCGTGACGATCCGTCCGGCTTCCTCCGGGCGTTGCGCGGCTGGCTGTGA
- a CDS encoding LacI family DNA-binding transcriptional regulator translates to MSEGNARRPGRVTISDVAARAGVSRGAVSLAFNNRPGVSEATRERIMGAVAELGWVPNQAAIKLSGSATGGGDTVGLVIARPARQLGLEPYYMEFISGVESVLEGQGCSLLLHLVRDTDQEIAVHRQWWRSRRIAGSILVDIQRNDPRITELAAIGLPAVAVGHPSLTGGFTSMWTDDAAAVNEAVRYLAALGHRRIARVGGHPALGHTMIRTTALDTITAELGLDPARSVTTDYSGEQGARATRSLLASSERPTAIIYDNDIMAVAGISVAAEMGLSVPADVSLIAWDDSQLCQLTRPNLSAMSHDVFGFGADVTRRLFDVVHRRNPTSGPAAVPALLPRGSSAPPRATAH, encoded by the coding sequence GTGAGTGAGGGGAACGCCCGCCGGCCGGGGCGCGTGACGATCTCCGACGTGGCGGCCCGGGCCGGTGTGTCCCGAGGAGCGGTCTCCCTGGCGTTCAACAACCGTCCGGGCGTCTCGGAGGCCACCCGCGAGCGCATCATGGGGGCCGTCGCGGAGCTGGGCTGGGTCCCGAACCAGGCCGCCATCAAGCTCTCCGGTTCGGCGACCGGCGGCGGGGACACCGTCGGTCTGGTCATCGCCCGCCCCGCTCGCCAACTCGGCCTGGAGCCGTACTACATGGAGTTCATCTCCGGAGTCGAGTCCGTGCTGGAGGGGCAGGGGTGCTCCCTGCTGCTGCACCTCGTGCGGGACACCGACCAGGAGATCGCGGTCCACCGGCAGTGGTGGCGGTCCCGCCGGATCGCCGGTTCCATCCTGGTCGACATCCAGCGAAACGACCCGCGGATCACCGAGCTGGCGGCGATCGGACTGCCGGCGGTCGCGGTCGGTCATCCGTCCCTGACCGGTGGCTTCACCTCGATGTGGACCGACGACGCGGCCGCGGTGAACGAGGCGGTGCGCTACCTCGCCGCCCTCGGGCACCGGCGGATCGCACGGGTGGGCGGGCACCCGGCGCTCGGCCACACCATGATCCGTACCACCGCGCTGGACACGATCACGGCGGAGCTGGGACTGGATCCGGCCCGCAGCGTCACCACCGACTACTCCGGTGAGCAGGGCGCCCGGGCGACCCGGTCGCTGCTCGCCTCCTCGGAACGGCCCACCGCGATCATCTACGACAACGACATCATGGCCGTCGCCGGCATCTCCGTGGCCGCGGAGATGGGCCTGAGCGTGCCGGCGGACGTGAGCCTGATCGCCTGGGACGACTCCCAGCTGTGCCAGCTCACCCGTCCGAACCTGTCCGCGATGAGCCACGACGTCTTCGGCTTCGGCGCCGACGTCACCCGTCGGCTCTTCGACGTCGTCCACCGCCGCAACCCCACGTCCGGGCCCGCCGCGGTGCCCGCGCTGCTGCCCCGCGGCAGCAGCGCGCCCCCGCGGGCCACCGCCCACTGA
- a CDS encoding TetR/AcrR family transcriptional regulator, whose protein sequence is MTDPGTPATGRPRQIVAAARVLLEEEGPEALTMRRLAERVGFRASSLYKYFPDKSSVVAALAAEMYRETAAVLTAAEASAPGSFPVLATAYRTYALAHPHLYLLATGCRPDLPALVPDRRKAAAPLYRAVAGDADRARAAWAFAHGMVVLELNGRFPPDADLARAWTAGITAFSG, encoded by the coding sequence GTGACCGACCCCGGTACCCCCGCCACCGGTCGCCCCCGCCAGATCGTCGCCGCCGCCCGCGTCCTGCTGGAGGAGGAGGGCCCGGAGGCCCTCACCATGCGGCGGCTGGCCGAACGGGTGGGATTCCGGGCCTCCTCCCTGTACAAGTACTTCCCCGACAAGTCCTCCGTGGTGGCAGCTCTGGCGGCGGAGATGTACCGGGAGACGGCCGCCGTGCTGACCGCCGCCGAGGCATCGGCGCCCGGCTCGTTCCCGGTCCTCGCCACGGCCTACCGCACGTACGCGCTGGCCCACCCCCACCTCTATCTGCTCGCGACCGGCTGCCGCCCGGATCTCCCCGCCCTCGTACCGGACCGCCGGAAAGCCGCTGCCCCGCTCTACCGGGCCGTCGCCGGCGACGCCGACCGCGCCCGGGCCGCCTGGGCGTTCGCCCACGGCATGGTCGTCCTCGAACTGAACGGCCGTTTCCCGCCGGACGCGGACCTCGCCCGCGCGTGGACGGCCGGCATCACCGCCTTCAGCGGCTGA
- a CDS encoding chitinase C-terminal domain-containing protein, with product MPSPARTRAILLASGATIAGLLVGGLSAGVSHAADNESCRPDGLYKTAGVDVPYCSVYDSEGREKMGADHQRRVIGYFTGWRTGKDGTPAYLANNIPWSKVTHLNYAFAHVGGDNKISVGANNANNAATGMTWPGVAGAEMDPALPYKGHFNQLTKFKKKYPNVKTLISVGGWAETGGYFGDDGNRVASGGFYSMATNADGSVNQAGIDTFANSSVDFIRTYGFNGVDIDYEYPTTMKDAGNPLDWQLSNARRAGLVKGYAALMKSLREKLDRAGAADGKHYLLTVAAPSSGYLLRGMETFQMQKYLDYVNIMSYDLHGAWNEYVGPNASLFDDGKDAELAAANVYGSSQYGGVGYLNTDWAYHYFRGSMPAGRINIGLPYYTRGHKNVQGGTDGLWGKASATTCPAGAGLTKCGDGAVGIDNLWHDKDTNGVESPAGSNPMWHAKNLEKGIVGDYVTTYGFPANTTLTGTYVRKYDAKLVAPWLWNAQKKVFLSTEDEQSVAAKADYVVDRGIGGTMVWEMAGDYAWNAAKGQYEMGDTLTSLMYDKFKSASPYGATKSNTALPKSAVDVTTEFTEFKLGDSNYPITPKIKITNNTRTTLPGGTEFQFDYATSAPNNASDQSGFGTKVISSDHTGSNVGGLKGDFHRVSLKLPAWQTLAPGASVDLAFNYYLPVSTPSNWTVNISGTTYALAGDLARGTTVVEPGTTTPPTTPPTTPPTTPPTTPPTTPPGSTCTNPAYVAGQVYNSGNVVSHKGRNWKAGWWTQNEEPGTTGDWGVWKDQGAC from the coding sequence ATGCCGTCCCCCGCACGTACGAGAGCGATCCTTCTGGCATCCGGCGCCACCATCGCCGGACTGCTGGTCGGTGGTCTCTCGGCCGGCGTCTCGCACGCCGCCGACAACGAGTCGTGTCGCCCCGACGGGCTGTACAAGACGGCCGGCGTCGACGTCCCGTACTGCTCGGTCTACGACTCCGAGGGCCGCGAGAAGATGGGCGCGGACCACCAGCGCCGCGTCATCGGCTACTTCACCGGTTGGCGCACCGGCAAGGACGGCACCCCCGCCTACCTCGCCAACAATATCCCGTGGTCCAAGGTCACCCACCTGAACTACGCCTTCGCCCACGTCGGTGGGGACAACAAGATCTCCGTGGGTGCGAACAACGCGAACAACGCGGCCACCGGCATGACCTGGCCGGGTGTCGCGGGCGCCGAAATGGATCCGGCCCTCCCCTACAAGGGCCACTTCAACCAGCTGACGAAGTTCAAGAAGAAGTACCCGAACGTGAAGACCCTCATCTCGGTGGGCGGTTGGGCCGAGACCGGCGGGTACTTCGGCGACGACGGCAACCGGGTCGCCTCCGGCGGCTTTTACTCGATGGCCACCAACGCCGACGGCTCGGTCAACCAGGCCGGCATCGACACCTTCGCGAACTCCTCGGTCGACTTCATCCGCACGTACGGGTTCAACGGCGTCGACATCGACTACGAGTACCCGACCACCATGAAGGACGCGGGCAACCCGCTCGACTGGCAGCTCTCCAACGCCCGCCGGGCCGGGCTGGTCAAGGGTTACGCGGCATTGATGAAGTCGCTGCGCGAGAAGCTCGACCGCGCGGGCGCCGCCGACGGCAAGCACTACCTGCTCACCGTCGCCGCTCCCTCGTCCGGCTACCTGCTGCGGGGCATGGAGACGTTCCAGATGCAGAAGTACCTGGACTACGTCAACATCATGTCCTACGACCTGCACGGGGCGTGGAACGAGTACGTCGGCCCCAACGCCTCGCTGTTCGACGACGGCAAGGACGCCGAGCTGGCGGCCGCGAACGTCTACGGCAGCTCCCAGTACGGAGGCGTCGGGTACCTCAACACCGACTGGGCGTACCACTACTTCCGCGGCTCGATGCCGGCGGGCCGCATCAACATCGGCCTGCCGTACTACACCCGAGGCCACAAGAACGTGCAGGGCGGCACCGACGGTCTGTGGGGCAAGGCGTCCGCGACGACCTGCCCGGCCGGCGCCGGACTGACCAAGTGCGGTGACGGCGCCGTGGGCATCGACAACCTGTGGCACGACAAGGACACCAACGGGGTCGAGTCCCCCGCCGGTTCCAACCCGATGTGGCACGCCAAGAACCTGGAGAAGGGGATCGTCGGCGACTACGTCACCACGTACGGCTTCCCCGCGAACACCACGCTGACCGGCACCTACGTCCGCAAGTACGACGCCAAGCTGGTCGCGCCGTGGCTGTGGAACGCCCAGAAGAAGGTCTTCCTCTCCACCGAGGACGAGCAGTCGGTGGCGGCCAAGGCCGACTACGTCGTGGACCGCGGCATCGGCGGCACGATGGTCTGGGAGATGGCGGGCGACTACGCCTGGAACGCCGCGAAGGGCCAGTACGAGATGGGCGACACGCTCACCTCGCTGATGTACGACAAGTTCAAGTCGGCCTCTCCGTACGGCGCGACCAAGTCCAACACCGCGCTGCCGAAGAGCGCCGTGGACGTGACCACGGAGTTCACCGAGTTCAAGCTCGGCGACTCCAACTACCCGATCACGCCGAAGATCAAGATCACCAACAACACCCGGACCACCCTGCCGGGCGGCACCGAGTTCCAGTTCGACTACGCGACCTCGGCTCCGAACAACGCGTCGGACCAGTCCGGATTCGGCACGAAGGTGATCAGCAGCGACCACACCGGCAGCAACGTCGGCGGGTTGAAGGGCGACTTCCACCGGGTCTCCCTGAAGCTCCCGGCATGGCAGACGCTGGCCCCGGGTGCCTCGGTCGACCTGGCGTTCAACTACTACCTGCCGGTGTCCACGCCCTCCAACTGGACGGTGAACATCTCCGGCACGACCTACGCCCTCGCCGGCGACCTGGCGCGCGGCACCACGGTGGTGGAGCCGGGCACCACGACCCCGCCCACCACTCCGCCGACGACTCCCCCCACCACCCCGCCGACCACCCCGCCGACGACGCCCCCGGGCAGCACCTGCACCAACCCGGCGTACGTCGCGGGTCAGGTCTACAACAGCGGCAACGTGGTCTCGCACAAGGGCCGCAACTGGAAGGCCGGCTGGTGGACCCAGAACGAGGAGCCCGGCACCACCGGTGACTGGGGCGTCTGGAAGGACCAGGGCGCGTGCTGA
- a CDS encoding glycosyl hydrolase encodes MRRIRYYVTFITAAAVAAAIFVWPSAGSAQAFPATPKQNVLTYLRSISGNHIVSGQHNKEPASAPGQYTQQVKDVTGQYPGLWGGDLMFNAADVANRQRVVDQAKTEWANGSLAALTWHVCPPTGGSTCAFEGGVKSTVPAAQFSQIVTDGSALNTAWKRRLDEVVPYLQQLKSAGVPVLFRPLHEMNESWNWWGNRPGANGSARLYRITHDYLARTKGLDNLIWVWNVQDNPAGGWSNYYPGDQYVDVVSLDVWYKNYPTSADYQQMRSIAGTKPMALAEMGKVPTASLLDNQPQWAWFMMWSEQLRGNNTNAEIQTAYFLPRVLNQGEIALP; translated from the coding sequence ATGAGAAGAATCCGGTACTACGTCACCTTCATAACCGCCGCCGCTGTCGCGGCCGCGATCTTCGTCTGGCCGTCGGCGGGTTCGGCACAAGCCTTTCCCGCGACGCCCAAGCAGAATGTGCTGACCTATCTCCGCTCCATTTCCGGAAATCACATCGTTTCCGGCCAGCACAACAAGGAGCCCGCCTCCGCGCCGGGGCAGTACACGCAACAGGTCAAGGACGTGACCGGGCAGTATCCCGGGCTGTGGGGCGGCGACCTGATGTTCAACGCGGCGGACGTGGCCAACCGGCAGCGTGTGGTCGACCAGGCGAAGACCGAGTGGGCCAACGGTTCGCTGGCCGCTCTGACCTGGCACGTCTGCCCGCCGACCGGCGGGAGTACCTGCGCGTTCGAAGGCGGCGTGAAGTCGACCGTCCCGGCCGCGCAGTTCTCGCAGATCGTCACCGACGGCAGTGCGCTGAACACCGCGTGGAAGCGGCGCCTCGACGAGGTCGTCCCCTACCTCCAGCAGTTGAAGAGCGCCGGCGTCCCGGTGCTCTTCCGGCCGCTCCACGAGATGAACGAATCCTGGAACTGGTGGGGCAATCGGCCCGGGGCGAACGGCAGTGCCCGCCTCTACCGGATCACCCACGACTACCTCGCCCGGACGAAAGGCCTGGACAATCTGATCTGGGTGTGGAACGTGCAGGACAATCCGGCGGGCGGGTGGAGCAATTACTACCCGGGGGATCAGTACGTCGACGTCGTCTCGCTGGACGTCTGGTACAAGAACTATCCCACTTCCGCCGATTACCAGCAGATGCGGAGCATCGCGGGGACGAAGCCCATGGCCCTTGCCGAGATGGGTAAGGTGCCGACCGCTTCGCTGCTGGACAACCAGCCGCAGTGGGCATGGTTCATGATGTGGTCGGAACAACTGCGGGGAAACAACACCAACGCGGAGATCCAGACGGCCTATTTCCTCCCCCGCGTGCTGAACCAGGGTGAGATCGCGCTGCCCTGA